In the genome of Anas platyrhynchos isolate ZD024472 breed Pekin duck chromosome 23, IASCAAS_PekinDuck_T2T, whole genome shotgun sequence, one region contains:
- the FER1L5 gene encoding fer-1-like protein 5 isoform X2: protein MGTTRGQHGDTAMLRLLVASAHIPAATGAGPGVHVSARFRGVPRSTRVVPAERNPTWNEVTWHGDSQQWHRDTRATLLTAVTCPADTGVAAGRASPASLSQPGPAPPALGPASTPGVSGTHGWAPQGAVPRVAVLTIPVPCRDLGATTVPLGRLAEEPGLPLALSHLPLLDPRGRPTGATVTVRCSYVPRGQVAAGDTVPHQQGWVAPRLSPPCLSPAVGTAIGVPPGPPRHHAKPAAGRKEDFQVRVRVIEGHQLQGDDIKPVVTVLIGEHRFRTRIRTGNNPYYNEVFSQHFHQTPIQLAAVPIHIQVGASGTCGDGDNGVAADIVPNPTGAQLPGRPCRGHHRSLQAGCRHHLQRARSQAELEVAEPAAPPAPRGRILRLPPRQPGCPPRRRDRGGAGGTGGEQGGGSQPPAAFAAHPVRGHAPAPRLPRRGPAPGGTDPVAPPVGVTGRRQAGLRGGGGASQLRRQDGGWRGAPMGAGSGRGMTAVSPPQLCTRVMPPDANPAWNEVLFFPLRLPPVCDAIELAIVSGSHAKVLGTATLHLSQISSAGAELQGGVSGFLPCFGPSFLPFYGPRLDPARTPSTPSDTGVAYRGRVLLELSTHTRSPDGRQQDTIASEDVARVQRLLPRRRRFGLCGVFYSATMLAPAPELLRFELSIGNYGDTGDPTCRPAASTTPHGHPLFDGNRYHYLPWYDAKPVVAVTSIWEDAGHRWDATNLLQNMAQRLEGNVAALRDAGTATCGDAGRRLLRELARDCRVALQVLEAQLPKTPLDAELRAARLHLLRLMAASATTSPPHGGWAALLPQAEAWLGRVAALAAEPQAGVPDVLLWLLSGPRRVACARVPAHCLVFSPRGRAACGRLCGRTQTLFLGASGHIHAQLRVRLWLGRVAESRDLPRCLEGTLHIYAETYENQTKLLGKWSGRGLPGRPGFSDITGKAGLPRHRIRPPKGWRWDGPWAVEPQRRLLLDAEANLGEVLEEVYENESRQPGGDWGPAAVANTDAAGAAVPPKEEVACPQGWHITDSWRVDMAGAVDEAGWEYGASTAPGSPPLAWHPAEKMYHTHRRRRWLRTRRREPGTQGQEQDVATFLQLHSPEAPAADEAWEYATLWGCRFHLRPRAGDLCRRRCWHRRMVPLQPPSVAPLFLLEGSPGTEAAVPEGEQPASGAGGRGRLQQPMPLILCTFQRPSYFQLRCYLFQALELVPHGTKTTADPVAHVSFVHVSQSTRVLARTLDPRWDQALLFHRVLLYGDPRGVRDEPPAVVVEVFDKEGEGAGSLLGRCVCTPHVWLDLGGRQPPRLRRYPLEGPGGPAGELLAAFELLHEAEEGALAQLSTPPWRDGTFSVPLGIRPLLRLVALEVLAWGLRGLRGRFPLPVRAPSLEVQCGGQVLRTPPIADLAANPNFPINAFLLPLHLPAEEEYVPPLRLRVLDTQGFGYRPELGQACVRGLGRFCCQPHGGGQPHGPGAPLASLGPATAWDRIAQILPKVTAEKGAADKAAEREEEDEDEGDWWSKFYAAMGDTAKSHRGTHRDSLKVYSCELEAVPEFEGLQDFCQTFPLYQPGGPLGAGEDPVPVGEFKGLFRLYPLPEDPGVPPPPRHFQELPPSQPQQCLVRVYIVRAFDLSPRDRNGLCDPYVRVSLGAKTLGQRDQYVPNTVEPVFGRMFEVMGTIPLDKDLRVSLLDYDLLPPDQEIGSTTIDLENRLLSRFRAHCGLPRLYRTAGPGRWRDQLSPSRALEHFARTQGLPAPEFSADGTAVTFGCSTFLLSHFESGPPAHRHPGAPRERLALHVLRACHLVPEHLETRTLYNSTQPGLEQGKVQMWVDVFPASLGPPGPPVDITPRKPQRYELRCVVWNTRDVDLRDTNVAGQRMSDIYVTGWLDGLEEQRQRTDVHYRSLQGDGSFNWRFVFPFEYLAAERLCVLPRKEHFWSLDETVQKLPPKLILQVWDNDMFTADDFLGVLELELSRLPQPARRPEDCALTPRASRWPWRGARGPPHLSLFRQKRVKGWWPCTVQEGGKRRLSGKLELSLELLKAKEAEERPAGKGREEPNMYPALQPPLRPEGSFLWLQAPLRSLRYGLWRRHRCRIVLGLALLLLLALILTFIYAAPGYLAMKLVNPLQGWHPFDAAGKP from the exons ACTGCTGGACCCTCGGGGACGTCCCACGGGGGCCACTGTCACTGTCCGCTGCTCCTACGTCCCCCGCGGCCAGGTGGCAGCAGGGGACACCGTGCCACACCAGCAGGGATGGGTGGCACCCCGCCTGTCCCCCCCATGCCTCTCCCCGGCGGTGGGGACAGCCATCGGGGTGCCACCGGGGCCACCGCGCCACCACGCTAAGCCCGCGGCGGGGAGGAAGGAGGATTTCCAG GTGCGGGTGAGGGTGATCGAGGGCCACCAGCTGCAGGGCGATGACATCAAGCCGGTGGTGACGGTCCTCATCGGCGAGCACCGCTTCAGGACCAGGATCCGCACGGGGAACAACCCCTACTACAACGAG GTGTTTTCCCAGCATTTCCACCAAACGCCCATCCAGCTGGCAGCAGTGCCCATCCACATCCAGGTTGGGGCCAGTGGCACCTGCGGGGACGGTGACAATGGGGTGGCCGCTGACATTGTCCCCAACCCCACAGGTGCTCAACTCCCGGGCCGTCCGTGCCGAGGCCACCATCGGAGCCTTCAAG CTGGATGTCGGCACCATCTACAACGCGCCCG GTCGCAGGCTGAGCTGGAAGTGGCTGAGCCTGCAGCACCCCCGGCGCCCCGAGGCCGGATCCTGCGGCTACCTCCGCGTCAGCCTGGCTGTCCTCCGCGCCGGCGAGACCGCGGCG GAGCCGGAGGAACCGGCGGGGAGCAAGGAGGTGGAAGCCAACCTCCTGCAGCCTTCGCCGCTCACCCCGTGCGTGGCCACGCTCCAGCTCCACGTCTACCGCGCCGAGGACCTGCCCCAGG AGGAACCGACCCGGTCGCACCTCCCGTCGGTGTTACCGGCCGGCGGCAAGCGGGGCTTCGTGGCGGCGGCGGTGCGAGCCAGCTTCGCCGGCAGGACGGTGGGTGGCggggagcacccatgggtgctggcagTGGGCGGGGGATGAcggctgtgtcccccccccagctctgcaccCGGGTGATGCCCCCCGATGCCAACCCTGCATGGAACGAGGTGCTCTTCTTCCCGCTGCGG CTGCCTCCCGTCTGTGATGCCATCGAGCTGGCCATCGTCAGCGG GTCCCACGCCAAGGTCCTGGGCACCGCCACCCTGCACCTCTCCCAGATCTCCTCCGCTGGCGCCGAGCTTCAAG GGGGGGTCTCTGGCTTCTTACCCTGCTTTGGACCCAGCTTCCTCCCCTTCTACGGCCCCCGGCTGGATCCTGCCAGgacacccagcacccccagc GACACCGGGGTTGCGTACCGGGGccgggtgctgctggagctcagcacCCACACCAGGAGCCCAGACGGGCGCCAGCAGGACACCATCGCCTCCGAGGATGTTGCCCGCGTGCAG CGCCTCctgccccggcgccgccgctTCGGGCTGTGCGGGGTGTTTTACTCGGCCACCATGCTGGCACCTGCGCCCGAGCTGCTGCGCTTCGAGCTCAGCATCGGCAACTACGGGGACACCGGTGACCCCACGTGCCGCCCCGCTGCCTCCACCACCCCCCACGGACACCCCCTCTTTGACG GCAATCGCTACCACTACTTGCCCTGGTACGACGCCAAGCCGGTGGTGGCCGTCACCTCCATTTGGGAGGACGCCGGCCACCGTTGGGACGCCACGAACCTGCTGCAGAACATGGCCCAGAGGCTG GAGGGAAACGTGGCCGCGCTGCGGGACGCGGGGACAGCCACCTGCGGGGACGCCGGGAGGAGGCTGCTCCGGGAGCTGGCGCGGGACTGCAG AGTGGCGCTGCAGGTGCTGGAGGCGCAGCTCCCCAAGACGCCGCTGGACGCGGAGCTGCGTGCCGCCCGCCTGCACCTCCTGCGCCTCATGGCCGCCTCAGCGACCACCAGCCCCCCCCATGGCGGCTGGGCCGCGCTGCTACCACAGGCCGAGGCCTGGCTAGGCCGCGTGGCCGCGCTGGCGGCCGAG CCACAGGCCGGTGTCCCCGAcgtgctgctgtggctgctgagcGGGCCGCGGCGGGTGGCCTGCGCCCGCGTCCCCGCACACTGCCTGGTGTTCTCGCCCCGTGGCCGTGCCGCCTGCGGGAGGCTCTGCGGCCGGACCCAGACCCTCTTCTTGGGG gCCTCGGGCCACATCCACGCCCAGCTCCGTGTCCGGCTGTGGCTGGGGCGCGTGGCCGAGAGCCGGGACCTGCCGCGGTGCCTGGAGGGCACCCTGCACATCTATGCCGAGACG TACGAAAACCAGACAAAGCTCCTGGGCAAGTGGAGCGGGAGGGGGCTGCCGGGGCGCCCCGGCTTCTCCGACATCACCGGCAAAGCGGGGCTGCCCCGCCACCGCATCCGGCCCCCCAAGGGCTGGCGCTGGGACGGACCCTGGGCCGTGGAGCCACAGCGGCG gctgctgctggacgCCGAGGCCAACCTAGGCGAGGTGCTGGAGGAGGTGTACGAGAACGAGAGCCGGCAGCCCGGCGGGGACTGGGGACCTGCCGCCGTAGCCAACACCGATGCC GCCGGTGCGGCGGTGCCCCCCAAGGAGGAGGTGGCTTGTCCCCAAGGCTGGCACATCACCGACAGCTGGCGGGTGGACATGGCGGGGGCCGTGGATGAGGCCG GCTGGGAATATGGGGCGAGCACGGCACCCGGCAGCCCCCCGCTGGCGTGGCACCCTGCTGAGAAGATGTACCACACGCACCGGCGCCGGCGCTGGCTGCGCACCCGCCGCAGGGAGCCTGGCACCCAGGGACAGGAGCAGGACGTGGCCACCTTCCTCCAGCTG cacagccccgaAGCGCCGGCAGCGGACGAGGCGTGGGAGTACGCGACCCTGTGGGGCTGCCGCTTCCACCTGCGGCCCCGCGCTGGGGACCTGTGCCGGCGGCGCTGCTGGCACCGGCGCATGGTGCCATTGCAGCCCCCGTCCGTGgcccccctcttcctcctcgaGGGCTCCCCG GGCACGGAGGCGGCGGTGCCGGAGGGCGAGCAGCCAGCATcaggggccgggggccgggggcgcctgcagcagcccatgccCCTCATCCTCTGCACCTTCCAGC GGCCCAGCTACTTCCAGCTGCGCTGCTACCTCTTCCAGGCGCTGGAGCTGGTGCCCCACGGCACCAAGACCACTGCAg ACCCCGTCGCCCACGTGTCCTTCGTGCACGTCAGCCAGAGCACCCGGGTGCTCGCCCGCACCCTGGACCCGCGCTGGGACCAGGCGCTGCTCTTCCACCGGGTGCTGCTTTATGGGGACCCCCGGGGGGTCCGTGACGAGCCCCCAGCCGTGGTGGTGGAGGTGTTTGACAAAGAAGGAGAG ggtgctggcagcttGCTGGGGCGGTGTGTGTGCACCCCGCATGTGTGGCTGGATCTGGGGGGCCGGCAGCCCCCCCGGCTGCGACGTTACCCgctggaggggccgggggggccggcgggggagctgctggctgccttcGAGCTGCTGCACGAGGCTGAG GAGGGGGCCCTGGCGCAGCTCAGCACCCCCCCGTGGAGGGACGGCACCTTCAGCGTCCCCCTGGGCATCCGGCCCCTGCTGCGGCTGGTGGCACTCGAG GTGCTGgcgtgggggctgcgggggctgcgCGGCCGCTTCCCCCTGCCCGTGCGCGCCCCCAGCCTGGAGGTGCAGTGCGGGGGCCAGGTCCTGCGCACGCCCCCCATCGCCGACCTCGCCGCCAACCCCAACTTCCCCATCAACGCCTTCCTGCTGCCGCTG CACCTGCCGGCGGAGGAGGAGTACGTGCCCCCCCTGCGGCTGCGGGTGCTGGACACGCAGGGGTTCGGGTACCGGCCCGAGCTGGGGCAGGCGTGCGTGCGGGGCCTGGGGCGcttctgctgccagccccacggCGGGGGGCAGCCACACGGGCCCGGTGCCCCCCTGGCGAGCCTTGGTCCTG CCACTGCCTGGGACAGGATCGCTCAG ATCCTGCCCAAGGTCACCGCTGAGAAGGGGGCTGCAGACAAG GCTGcggagagggaggaagaggatgaggaCGAGGGAGACTGGTGGAGCAAATTCTATGCGGCCATGGGGGACACTGCAAAGAGCCACCGGGGGACACACAGGGACAGCCTCAAG GTCTACAGCTGCGAGCTGGAGGCGGTGCCCGAATTCGAGGGGCTGCAGGATTTCTGCCAGACCTTTCCCCTCTACCAGCCGGGGGGGCCGCTGGGGGCCGGGGAGGACCCCGTGCCCGTGGGCGAGTTCAAG GGGCTTTTCCGTCTCTACCCCCTGCCCGAGGAccccggggtgccccccccGCCGCGCCActtccaggagctgccccccagccagccccagcagtgccTGGTGCGCGTCTACATCGTCCGCGCCTTCGACCTGTCCCCTCGTGACCGGAACGGGCTG TGTGACCCCTACGTCCGCGTCTCGCTGGGGGCGAAGACACTGGGCCAGCGGGACCAGTACGTGCCCAACACCGTGGAGCCAGTTTTCGGCAG GATGTTCGAGGTGATGGGCACCATCCCGCTGGACAAGGACCTGCGGGTCTCACTGCTGGACTACGACCTGCTGCCACCCGACCAGGAGATCGGCAGCACCACCATCGACCTGGAGAACCGGCTGCTGTCCCGCTTCCGCGCCCACTGCGGGCTGCCCCGCCTGTACCGCAC CGCTGGCCCCGGGCGCTGGAGGgaccagctcagccccagccggGCTCTGGAGCACTTCGCCCGCACCCAAGGGCTGCCGGCACCCGAATTCAGCGCCGACGGCACCGCCGTCACCTTCGGGTGCTCCACCTTCCTGCTCAGCCATTTCG AGAGCGGCCCCCCCGCGCACCGGCACCCCGGGGCGCCCCGGGAGCGCCTGGCCCTGCACGTGCTCCGCGCCTGTCACCTTGTCCCCGAGCACCTCGAGACGCGGACGCTCTACAACAGCACCCAGCCCGGGCTGGAGCAG GGCAAGGTGCAGATGTGGGTGGACGTCTTCCCTGCCAGCctcggcccccccggcccccctgTCGACATCACCCCCCGCAAGCCCCAGAG GTACGAGCTGCGCTGCGTGGTGTGGAACACGCGGGACGTGGACCTGAGGGACACCAACGTGGCCGGGCAGAGGATGAGCGACATCTATGTCACCGG GTGGCTGGAcgggctggaggagcagaggcagaggacGGACGTGCACTACCGCTCGCTGCAAGGGGACGGCAGCTTCAACTGGCGCTTTGTCTTCCCCTTCGAGTACCTGGCGGCCGAGCGGCTCTGCGTCCTGCCCCGAAAG GAGCATTTTTGGAGCCTGGACGAGACGGTGCAGAAGCTGCCCCCCAAGCTCATCCTCCAAGTGTGGGACAACGACATGTTCACGGCCGATGACTTTTTGG GTGTCCTGGAGCTGGAGCTCAGCCGGCTGCCGCAGCCAGCCCGGCGCCCCGAGGACTGTGCCCTGACGCCACGGGCAAGCCGCTGGCCCtggcggggggcacggggccccccccacctctccctTTTTCGGCAGAAGCGGGTGAAGGGCTGGTGGCCCTGCACGGTGCAGGAGGGCGGCAAGCGGCGCCTGTCG GGTAAGCTGGAGCTGAGCCTGGAGCTGCTGAAGGCCAAGGAGGCAGAGGAGCGGCCGGCAGGGAAAGGGCGAGAGGAGCCCAACATGTACCcggccctgcagccacccct GAGGCCGGAGGGGTCGttcctgtggctgcaggctCCGCTGCGCAGCCTGCGCTACGGCCTCTGGCGGCGGCACCGCTGCCGCAtcgtgctggggctggccctgctgctgctcctcgcccTCATCCTCACCTTCATCTACGCCGCACCG GGTTACTTGGCCATGAAGCTGGTGAACCCTCTCCAAGGCTGGCATCCCTTCGACGCTGCAGGCAAGCCCTga